From Actinoplanes oblitus, a single genomic window includes:
- a CDS encoding (2,3-dihydroxybenzoyl)adenylate synthase, with amino-acid sequence MLENCVPWPDETASAYRQAGYWTDEVLGRWPAGDPGRAGRPAVVTAGRTLTYAELDRAADRRAAGLLDRGIGRGDRVIVQLPNDIDLVVCLFALLRIGALPVFALPAHRTMEIGDLVEASGARAYLCADVVLGHDFRAMAAEVIKRTSTLTEIFVAGEPGDFTALADVDAEPRAITPPAPGDVAMFLLSGGTTGKPKLIPRTHADYAYQLRASAEVCGVGPDSRVLAALPVGHNFPLGCPGVLGALRAGGVAVLAPSPAPDDCFPLIASAGVTMTALVPPMVPLWLEAVEWLPDDLSSLRVLQVGGARLDPVTAARVADGLGCRLQQVFGMAEGLLNYTRLDDPPELVLTTQGRPLSPADEIRIVAPDGTEVAPGEPGELLTRGPYTLRGYYRAPDINRVRFTEDGFFRTGDVVRARPTGHLEVVGRINDVVNRGGEKVPAQELEELLTALPAVAGAAVVPVPDPDMGELTCACIVARGAQRPPELHEIRGALSERGVAGFKLPDRLVVLDRLPVTAVGKIDKKVLAARAAALTSGGEAR; translated from the coding sequence GTGCTCGAAAACTGTGTTCCCTGGCCCGACGAGACCGCCAGCGCCTACCGGCAGGCGGGCTACTGGACCGACGAGGTCCTCGGCCGATGGCCGGCCGGTGACCCCGGCCGCGCCGGCCGCCCCGCCGTGGTGACCGCCGGACGCACCCTGACCTACGCCGAGCTCGACCGGGCGGCCGACCGGCGCGCCGCCGGGCTGCTCGACCGCGGCATCGGACGTGGCGACCGGGTGATCGTCCAACTGCCCAACGACATCGACCTGGTCGTGTGCCTGTTCGCGCTCCTGCGGATCGGCGCGCTGCCGGTCTTCGCGCTGCCCGCGCACCGCACCATGGAGATCGGCGACCTGGTCGAGGCGTCGGGCGCCCGGGCGTACCTCTGCGCCGACGTGGTCCTCGGGCACGACTTCCGGGCCATGGCGGCGGAGGTGATCAAGCGAACCTCGACGCTCACCGAAATCTTCGTGGCCGGTGAGCCCGGCGACTTCACCGCGCTCGCCGACGTCGACGCCGAGCCGCGGGCGATCACTCCGCCCGCCCCCGGCGATGTGGCGATGTTCCTGCTCTCCGGCGGCACCACGGGCAAGCCCAAACTGATTCCGCGCACGCACGCCGACTACGCGTACCAACTGCGCGCCAGCGCCGAGGTCTGCGGCGTGGGCCCGGACAGCCGGGTGCTGGCGGCACTGCCGGTCGGGCACAACTTCCCGCTGGGCTGCCCGGGAGTGCTCGGGGCGCTGCGCGCCGGTGGCGTGGCCGTCCTGGCGCCGTCGCCGGCGCCCGACGACTGCTTCCCGCTGATCGCGTCGGCCGGCGTGACGATGACCGCCCTGGTGCCGCCGATGGTGCCGCTCTGGCTGGAAGCCGTCGAGTGGCTGCCGGACGACCTCTCGTCGCTGCGGGTGCTGCAGGTCGGCGGCGCCCGCCTGGATCCGGTGACGGCGGCACGCGTCGCCGACGGGCTCGGCTGCCGGCTGCAACAGGTCTTCGGGATGGCCGAGGGCCTGCTGAACTACACGCGCCTCGACGACCCGCCGGAGCTGGTGCTCACCACGCAGGGCCGGCCGCTCTCGCCGGCCGACGAGATCAGGATCGTCGCGCCGGACGGCACCGAGGTCGCCCCCGGCGAGCCCGGCGAGCTGCTCACCCGGGGGCCGTACACGCTGCGCGGCTACTACCGGGCGCCGGACATCAACCGGGTCCGTTTCACCGAGGACGGGTTCTTCCGGACCGGCGACGTCGTCCGGGCCCGGCCCACCGGTCACCTGGAGGTGGTCGGGCGGATCAACGACGTCGTCAACCGCGGCGGCGAGAAGGTGCCCGCGCAGGAACTGGAGGAACTGCTGACCGCACTGCCGGCCGTCGCCGGCGCCGCCGTGGTGCCCGTGCCCGATCCGGACATGGGTGAGCTGACCTGCGCCTGCATCGTGGCCCGGGGGGCGCAGCGCCCACCGGAGCTGCACGAGATCCGGGGCGCGCTGAGCGAACGCGGGGTGGCCGGCTTCAAGCTGCCGGACCGTCTCGTCGTGCTGGACCGCTTGCCGGTCACCGCCGTCGGCAAGATCGACAAGAAGGTGCTCGCGGCGCGCGCCGCCGCGCTGACGAGCGGAGGAGAGGCCCGATGA
- a CDS encoding ABC transporter ATP-binding protein: MITLLSRILGPEYARPLHRAIVLMAVASVAEGLAYALLIPLLRALLAGDTPGAWPWLGAFAGASVVAVLLRFRSDVAGFATGAALSRGLHHRLGDHLARLPLGWFTRRRLGEVGMLASRGVLSTMAVPAHRLQPMISAVLTPATVALVLFLVDWRLALAALLAAPLILLAQVWTNRTTASLDRERSISADEAASRVVEYVRAQPVLRMGGTTGRGFGLLDSALVEQQRTGRRAAIRAIPGVLALSLTVQAGLTALLVLGADLALGGRIATVDMLVALILATRCVDPLLSLSDLAGQMRNSREELERIDAVLSTPTLPEPAEPVAVPAGDLELDDVTFRRDGREVLHGVSAVVQKGSRVAFVGPSGAGKSTILQLIARFHDPYSGSVKLGGIDLKMLASEQLAQNVSMVFQDVYLFDGTISDNVRMGRPDATSEELSAAARSAHLTEVIDRLPQGWETRVGEGGAALSGGERQRVSIARALLKDAPVLLLDEPTAALDPASEVAVQSALDGLMVGRTVVMVAHRLRTVRHVDRIYFVEEGNIVESGTHHELLARGGRYAKFWSMAHMTRP, encoded by the coding sequence GTGATCACCCTGCTGTCGCGCATCCTCGGGCCCGAGTACGCCCGCCCCCTGCACCGGGCGATCGTCCTGATGGCGGTCGCGTCCGTCGCCGAGGGCCTGGCCTACGCGTTGCTGATCCCGCTGCTGCGGGCCTTGCTGGCCGGCGACACGCCGGGCGCCTGGCCGTGGCTGGGCGCGTTCGCCGGCGCGTCGGTGGTCGCCGTGCTGCTGCGTTTCCGCAGCGACGTCGCCGGTTTCGCCACCGGGGCCGCCCTGTCCCGGGGGCTGCACCACCGCCTCGGCGACCACCTGGCCCGTCTGCCGCTCGGCTGGTTCACCCGTCGCCGGCTCGGCGAGGTCGGCATGCTGGCCAGCCGCGGGGTGCTGTCCACGATGGCGGTGCCGGCCCACCGGCTGCAGCCGATGATCAGCGCCGTGCTGACCCCGGCGACCGTGGCGCTCGTGCTCTTCCTGGTCGACTGGCGCCTGGCCCTGGCCGCGTTGCTGGCCGCGCCGTTGATCCTGCTGGCCCAGGTCTGGACCAACCGGACCACCGCGAGCCTGGATCGCGAGCGGTCGATCAGCGCCGACGAGGCCGCGAGCCGGGTCGTGGAGTACGTCCGGGCTCAGCCGGTGCTGCGGATGGGCGGCACCACCGGCCGTGGCTTCGGGTTGCTCGACTCGGCGCTGGTCGAGCAGCAGCGCACCGGGCGCCGGGCGGCGATCAGGGCGATCCCCGGGGTGCTCGCGCTGTCGCTGACGGTGCAGGCCGGGTTGACCGCGTTGCTGGTGCTCGGCGCCGATCTGGCCCTCGGCGGGCGGATCGCGACGGTCGACATGCTGGTCGCGCTGATCCTGGCGACGCGATGCGTCGATCCGCTGCTGTCGCTGTCCGACCTCGCCGGCCAGATGCGCAATTCCCGGGAGGAGCTGGAACGGATCGACGCGGTGCTGTCCACTCCTACGCTGCCCGAGCCCGCCGAGCCGGTGGCGGTACCCGCCGGTGATCTCGAACTCGACGACGTCACGTTCCGGCGCGACGGCCGCGAGGTGCTGCACGGCGTCTCGGCCGTTGTCCAGAAGGGGTCACGCGTGGCGTTCGTCGGCCCGTCCGGTGCGGGTAAGAGCACCATTCTGCAGCTCATCGCCCGATTCCATGATCCATATTCGGGGAGCGTCAAACTCGGCGGAATCGATCTTAAGATGCTGGCGTCGGAGCAGCTTGCCCAGAACGTTTCCATGGTGTTTCAGGATGTCTATCTCTTCGACGGAACCATTTCCGACAACGTACGTATGGGCCGACCCGACGCCACCAGCGAAGAGCTTTCCGCCGCGGCCCGCTCGGCGCATTTGACGGAGGTGATCGACCGTCTTCCGCAGGGCTGGGAGACCAGGGTCGGCGAGGGCGGTGCGGCGCTGTCCGGCGGTGAGCGGCAGCGTGTCTCGATAGCGCGCGCGCTGCTGAAGGACGCGCCCGTGCTGCTGCTCGACGAGCCGACCGCGGCGCTCGATCCGGCGAGTGAAGTCGCAGTTCAAAGTGCGTTGGACGGCCTCATGGTGGGCCGCACGGTGGTCATGGTGGCGCACCGGTTGCGTACCGTGCGACATGTCGACCGCATCTACTTCGTTGAGGAGGGGAATATTGTCGAGTCAGGAACCCATCATGAGTTGCTGGCCCGGGGAGGTCGGTATGCGAAATTTTGGAGCATGGCGCATATGACGCGTCCTTAA
- a CDS encoding thioesterase II family protein, with amino-acid sequence MTTTAETDSRAAEGPLRRFAVRRHAQARLVCLPHAGGSAGQFRRWAVDAPWDVEILVAQYPGREDRYGEPAHEAMPALVAELLPAVMADRGSSARRPTVLFGHSMGASVAYELACRLTALGDPPAGLIVSGQPGPARLRRTRLHTAGDDELIADLTRLRGTGEAVLRDRAMLGALLPAIRSDYRVIETYRPPVHRPLGIPVTALRAGDDPEADAEEVRAWREVTTGRFQTCVLPGDHFALLDPGGPALARTMSAVRAAVGATVSSTFAP; translated from the coding sequence ATGACAACGACCGCAGAAACCGATTCCCGGGCAGCGGAGGGACCGCTGCGCCGATTCGCCGTACGCCGGCACGCCCAGGCCCGGCTCGTCTGCCTTCCGCACGCGGGCGGATCGGCCGGCCAGTTCCGCCGGTGGGCGGTGGACGCTCCGTGGGACGTGGAGATCCTGGTGGCCCAGTACCCGGGCCGGGAGGACCGGTACGGCGAGCCGGCCCACGAGGCGATGCCGGCCCTGGTCGCCGAGCTGCTCCCGGCGGTCATGGCCGATCGCGGCTCGTCCGCCCGACGGCCGACCGTCCTGTTCGGGCACAGCATGGGCGCCTCGGTGGCGTACGAACTGGCGTGCCGGCTCACGGCGCTGGGCGACCCGCCGGCCGGGCTGATCGTCTCCGGTCAGCCCGGGCCCGCCCGCCTGCGCCGCACCCGCCTGCACACGGCCGGCGACGACGAACTGATCGCGGACCTGACCCGGCTCCGGGGCACCGGCGAGGCCGTGCTGCGCGACCGGGCGATGCTCGGTGCGCTGCTCCCGGCGATCCGCAGCGACTACCGGGTGATCGAGACGTATCGGCCGCCGGTTCACCGTCCCCTCGGCATCCCGGTCACGGCGTTGCGCGCCGGCGACGACCCGGAGGCCGACGCCGAGGAGGTTCGGGCCTGGCGCGAGGTCACCACCGGCCGCTTCCAGACGTGTGTGCTGCCGGGCGACCACTTCGCGCTGCTGGACCCCGGTGGCCCGGCGCTGGCCCGGACCATGTCCGCCGTGCGCGCGGCGGTGGGCGCCACCGTGTCCTCGACCTTCGCGCCCTGA
- a CDS encoding amino acid adenylation domain-containing protein, translating into MDSTLSENSDTTDPDSCSGGVADELRAFASTLLGRSLTPGADDTSLFELGLQSLQLMRFVGRLRRAGRTVGFAELAADPTITAWARLLGDGPTAEPRQDRPARAPEHDGPTGDAPFPLTPVQQAYWVGRGDDQLLGGVGCHAYLEFETTGVDVARLGEAFRALLARHPMLRAVFAEDGTQTIAAESSWSGPEVHDLRASTSPEAESALRRLREGLSHRRFQVSRGEVVDLQVSRLPGGDRLHLDVDLLVCDVHSIRVLLADLAALYDGRRLPELGLTFADYLRRRAAAEGPARAVARDYWQARLADLPGGPRLPLAVEPGRLDTTRFTRRIQRLSPREWAALGQRAAACGVTSATLLLTAYAEILSRWSGDRRFLVNIPLFDRDREVHPDVAHLIADFTSLTLLDVDLDAAGDFAGRARAIQRRLHADLDHSAYNGVEVLRDLLRADPDSPRTAPVVFACNVDAPLVPAAFADRFGDHTFMLSQTPQVWLDNQVYLDRDGGLTIAWDAVEDLFPDRLLDQMQIAYAGLLRSLITAEWAGEPAIGLPETTRRRRAEVNGSTRAHSGLRLHDGFFVQAARDPGRPALLWGDHGRLSYGELADRACRIGAALRARGVGRGDTVLVNAPKGPDQITAVLGVLAAGAVYVPVGVDQPALRRDRIAAVCGAAVVLTAGPAALDDSELTIAEALRERPAAPVAGEPGDTAYVIFTSGSTGEPKGVQISHRAAVNTVEDVNERFALRGDDRVLAVSALDFDLSVWDIFGLLSVGGAVALVAEDERRDAAGWLRLCARHRVTVWNSVPALMDMLLTAAEPDPLPPTLRLALLSGDWIGLDLPERLAKQTGGRCRLVALGGATEAAIWSNACVVESVPAHWRSIPYGTPLRNQSYRVVDPVGRDCPDWVPGELWIGGDGVADGYRGDPDLTARRFVQRNGRRWYRTGDLGRYWPDGTLEFLGRVDQQIKVNGFRVELGEVEAVLVAHPSIARAVVVADGERNHRLSALVVEETPTTDPAPPPGPAAEPSAGGTDAAAATLTALLAGLGAGGDPTPIAGLPVSARHSEALHAWLDLLSERGRARVEAGMIHELRRPAETPGGADAETTSIDRARPLLAAVLAGTADPAALLDDPALSPEGVHLPGVADCLRAAGRVVGAAVTAPGATGLVVEYAAHGGRTADLLMAGHPGGGSPTYVTVSRFPEVPAAARTRLAGAATVRGEDGTTVPDDLLHRADIGLINDAFALTSPAEALAGLRPMLRPGARVLVVAGAADSTSALVLGPLLRGPGSRRTDAPVASWLAGFATAGFTVREIVSAGQGAALLTACLDETAPVVAADRILDWAAARLPGHMVPARLVVTPALPLNANGKVDRGAALRLASAAAVTAAAPAAPQGHLEEAVAELWRRSLGLTAVGRHDNFFRSGGDSVLATRMLADIRATFGTALPMADVLRAPTVAGMCRLITERSGAGATEDIESGVL; encoded by the coding sequence ATGGATTCCACGCTTTCCGAAAACAGTGATACCACGGATCCTGACTCTTGTTCAGGAGGTGTTGCCGACGAATTACGAGCCTTCGCCTCAACACTATTGGGCCGGTCGCTGACGCCCGGCGCCGACGACACGTCACTGTTTGAACTCGGACTGCAGTCACTGCAGCTGATGCGGTTCGTCGGGCGGCTGCGGCGTGCCGGCCGGACGGTCGGTTTCGCCGAGCTGGCCGCCGATCCGACCATCACCGCATGGGCCCGGCTGCTCGGCGACGGTCCCACCGCGGAGCCGCGGCAGGACCGGCCGGCCCGGGCGCCGGAGCACGACGGGCCCACCGGCGACGCACCTTTCCCGCTGACCCCGGTGCAACAGGCGTACTGGGTGGGCCGTGGCGACGACCAGCTGCTCGGCGGCGTCGGGTGCCACGCCTACCTGGAGTTCGAGACGACCGGCGTCGATGTCGCGCGGCTGGGCGAGGCCTTCCGCGCCCTGCTCGCGCGGCACCCCATGCTGCGCGCGGTGTTCGCCGAGGACGGCACCCAGACGATCGCCGCCGAGTCGAGCTGGTCCGGCCCCGAGGTGCACGATCTGCGCGCGAGCACGTCGCCGGAGGCGGAGTCGGCGTTGCGCCGGCTCCGGGAGGGCTTGTCGCACCGCCGGTTCCAGGTGTCCCGCGGCGAGGTCGTCGACCTGCAGGTCAGCCGCCTGCCCGGCGGGGACCGGCTGCACCTCGACGTCGACCTGCTCGTCTGCGACGTCCACAGCATCCGGGTACTGCTGGCCGACCTGGCCGCGCTCTATGACGGGCGGCGGCTGCCCGAGCTGGGCCTCACCTTCGCCGATTACCTGCGCCGGCGGGCGGCCGCCGAGGGGCCGGCCCGGGCCGTGGCCCGCGACTACTGGCAGGCCCGGCTGGCGGACCTGCCGGGCGGGCCGCGCCTTCCCCTCGCGGTCGAGCCCGGCCGGCTGGACACCACCCGATTCACCCGGCGGATCCAGCGGCTGAGCCCGCGGGAGTGGGCGGCGCTCGGCCAGCGCGCCGCGGCCTGCGGAGTCACCTCGGCCACCCTGCTGCTGACGGCCTATGCCGAGATCCTCTCGCGCTGGAGCGGCGACCGGCGGTTCCTGGTCAACATTCCGCTCTTCGACCGGGACCGGGAGGTCCACCCGGACGTCGCGCATCTGATCGCCGATTTCACCAGCCTCACCCTGCTCGACGTCGACCTCGACGCGGCCGGGGACTTCGCCGGACGGGCCCGAGCGATCCAGCGTCGCCTGCACGCCGACCTCGACCACAGCGCCTACAACGGCGTCGAGGTCCTGCGCGACCTGTTGCGGGCCGACCCGGACTCGCCGCGGACCGCGCCCGTCGTGTTCGCCTGCAACGTGGACGCGCCGCTGGTGCCGGCCGCGTTCGCCGACCGGTTCGGCGACCACACCTTCATGCTGTCGCAGACCCCGCAGGTATGGCTGGACAACCAGGTCTACCTCGACCGCGACGGCGGCCTGACCATCGCCTGGGACGCCGTGGAGGACCTCTTCCCGGACAGGCTGCTGGACCAGATGCAGATCGCGTACGCCGGCCTGCTGCGGTCACTGATCACCGCCGAGTGGGCCGGGGAGCCGGCCATCGGGCTGCCCGAGACGACCCGGCGGCGCCGGGCCGAGGTCAACGGCTCCACCCGGGCACACAGCGGACTTCGCCTGCACGACGGGTTCTTCGTTCAGGCCGCGCGGGACCCCGGCCGACCGGCGCTGCTCTGGGGCGACCACGGCCGGCTGAGCTACGGCGAGCTTGCCGACCGGGCGTGCCGGATCGGCGCCGCGCTGCGCGCCAGGGGCGTCGGCCGCGGCGACACTGTGCTGGTGAACGCGCCCAAGGGGCCGGATCAGATCACCGCCGTCCTGGGAGTGCTCGCCGCCGGCGCGGTGTATGTGCCGGTCGGCGTCGACCAGCCGGCGTTGCGCCGTGACCGGATCGCCGCCGTGTGCGGCGCCGCGGTGGTGCTCACCGCCGGCCCGGCCGCCCTGGACGACTCCGAGCTGACGATCGCCGAGGCACTGCGTGAGAGACCCGCCGCGCCGGTGGCCGGCGAGCCAGGCGACACGGCGTACGTCATCTTCACCTCCGGCTCGACCGGCGAGCCCAAGGGTGTGCAGATCAGCCACCGCGCGGCCGTCAACACTGTGGAGGACGTCAACGAGCGCTTCGCCCTCCGGGGCGACGACCGCGTGCTGGCCGTGTCCGCGCTCGACTTCGACCTGTCCGTCTGGGACATCTTCGGTCTGCTCTCGGTCGGTGGGGCGGTGGCGCTGGTGGCGGAGGACGAGCGCCGGGACGCCGCCGGCTGGCTGCGGCTCTGCGCCCGTCACCGGGTGACGGTCTGGAACTCGGTGCCCGCCCTGATGGACATGCTGCTGACCGCCGCCGAACCGGATCCGCTGCCCCCGACGCTGCGGCTGGCCCTGCTCTCCGGCGACTGGATCGGGCTGGACCTGCCCGAGCGGCTGGCCAAGCAGACCGGCGGCCGGTGCCGGCTGGTCGCGCTCGGCGGCGCCACCGAAGCGGCGATCTGGTCGAACGCCTGCGTGGTGGAGTCGGTGCCGGCGCACTGGCGCTCCATTCCGTACGGCACCCCGCTGCGCAACCAGAGCTACCGCGTGGTCGACCCGGTCGGCCGGGACTGCCCCGACTGGGTACCCGGCGAACTGTGGATCGGCGGGGACGGCGTGGCCGACGGCTACCGGGGCGACCCGGACCTGACCGCCCGGCGCTTCGTCCAGCGGAACGGGCGGCGCTGGTACCGCACCGGCGACCTGGGCCGCTACTGGCCCGACGGCACCCTGGAGTTCCTCGGGCGCGTCGACCAGCAGATCAAGGTCAACGGCTTCCGGGTCGAACTCGGTGAGGTCGAGGCCGTGCTGGTGGCCCACCCGAGCATCGCGAGGGCCGTCGTGGTCGCCGACGGCGAGCGCAACCACCGGCTGTCCGCTCTGGTGGTCGAGGAGACGCCGACGACCGACCCGGCGCCGCCGCCGGGACCGGCCGCGGAGCCCTCCGCCGGCGGCACGGACGCGGCCGCGGCCACGCTCACCGCGCTGCTGGCCGGCCTCGGCGCGGGCGGCGACCCGACGCCGATCGCCGGCCTGCCCGTGTCCGCGCGGCACAGCGAGGCGCTGCACGCGTGGCTGGACCTGCTGTCCGAGCGGGGCCGCGCCCGGGTCGAGGCCGGCATGATCCACGAGCTGCGCCGGCCGGCCGAGACGCCCGGCGGCGCCGATGCCGAGACGACATCGATCGACCGGGCCCGTCCCCTGCTTGCCGCGGTACTGGCCGGCACGGCCGACCCGGCGGCGCTGCTGGACGATCCGGCGCTGTCGCCCGAGGGCGTGCACCTGCCCGGCGTCGCCGACTGCCTGCGGGCGGCCGGCCGGGTGGTCGGCGCGGCGGTGACCGCGCCCGGTGCCACCGGTCTGGTCGTGGAGTACGCCGCGCACGGCGGCCGGACAGCTGACCTGCTGATGGCCGGCCACCCCGGCGGCGGGAGCCCGACCTACGTGACGGTCAGCCGCTTCCCCGAGGTGCCGGCGGCCGCTCGGACCCGGCTCGCCGGCGCGGCCACGGTTCGTGGCGAGGACGGTACGACGGTGCCGGACGACCTGCTGCACCGCGCCGACATCGGGCTGATCAACGACGCGTTCGCGCTCACCTCGCCGGCCGAGGCCCTGGCCGGCCTGCGGCCCATGCTGCGCCCCGGTGCCCGGGTGCTCGTCGTGGCCGGTGCCGCCGACAGCACGTCCGCGCTGGTGCTCGGTCCGCTGCTGCGCGGCCCGGGTTCGCGCCGGACCGATGCGCCGGTTGCCTCGTGGCTCGCCGGGTTCGCCACGGCCGGCTTCACGGTCCGCGAGATCGTCTCCGCCGGTCAGGGCGCCGCTCTGCTCACCGCCTGCCTCGACGAGACGGCCCCGGTCGTGGCCGCCGATCGGATCCTGGACTGGGCCGCGGCGCGGCTGCCCGGGCACATGGTGCCGGCACGGCTGGTGGTGACCCCGGCCCTGCCGCTGAACGCCAACGGCAAGGTGGACCGGGGCGCCGCGTTACGGCTGGCCTCGGCCGCCGCGGTGACGGCGGCCGCACCCGCGGCACCGCAGGGGCACCTCGAGGAGGCCGTGGCCGAGCTGTGGCGGCGCTCGCTCGGGCTGACCGCGGTGGGCCGCCACGACAACTTCTTCCGGTCCGGCGGCGACAGCGTGCTGGCCACCCGGATGCTGGCCGACATCCGGGCGACGTTCGGCACGGCGCTGCCGATGGCCGACGTCCTGCGGGCACCGACGGTGGCCGGTATGTGCCGCCTGATCACCGAGCGATCCGGCGCCGGTGCCACCGAGGACATCGAGTCCGGTGTGCTTTAG
- a CDS encoding salicylate synthase, with protein sequence MTRHYRTAVVETGDEPIVCALEVAALFDDYVVYESPDGWYVAGGWAAEIVVGPRTVRCVYDGQVIETPWEDDPLGPVRRFLDGLPLAGWRAYGWCAFELGAAIAGLQPPDDVLAHFLIPTVETRLQGTRATVRSLTAEDLAVVERRLTAPARRTGRAAGHARVDLSAATTEYQDAVATLVGDIRAGKLEKAVLSRVIGVPEKIDFPASFEAGRRCNTPARSFLLDMGGLQVFGFSPEIVLSVDADGTVVSQPLAGTRALSGDTETDERLRRQLRTDAKEIHEHAISVRVAVEELHEPCRPDTVAVSEFMAVKERGSVQHLGSQVTGRLAEGRDAWSALAAVFPAVTASGVPKQAAYEAISRLEGQRRGPYAGAVVTVGADGTMDAALVLRSAYSRDGVTWLRAGAGVVGQSRPERELEETREKLGCIAGYLVVSEG encoded by the coding sequence ATGACCAGGCACTATCGGACCGCGGTGGTCGAGACGGGCGACGAGCCGATCGTCTGCGCCCTCGAGGTGGCCGCACTGTTCGACGACTACGTCGTCTACGAGTCGCCGGACGGCTGGTACGTCGCCGGTGGCTGGGCCGCCGAGATCGTGGTCGGGCCGCGTACCGTGCGGTGCGTCTACGACGGACAGGTGATCGAGACGCCGTGGGAGGACGACCCGCTCGGGCCGGTCCGCCGCTTCCTCGACGGTCTGCCGCTGGCCGGCTGGCGGGCGTACGGGTGGTGTGCCTTCGAGCTGGGTGCGGCGATCGCCGGCCTGCAACCCCCGGACGACGTGCTGGCCCACTTCCTGATTCCCACCGTCGAGACGCGGTTGCAGGGAACCCGGGCCACCGTGCGCAGCCTCACCGCGGAGGACCTGGCCGTGGTGGAGCGCCGGCTCACCGCGCCGGCGCGCCGGACCGGCCGGGCCGCCGGGCACGCCCGGGTCGACCTGAGCGCCGCCACCACCGAGTACCAGGACGCGGTGGCCACCCTGGTCGGCGACATCCGGGCCGGAAAGCTGGAGAAGGCGGTGCTGTCCCGGGTGATCGGCGTACCTGAGAAGATCGATTTTCCGGCGAGCTTCGAAGCCGGGCGCCGCTGCAACACGCCGGCCCGCTCGTTCCTGCTCGACATGGGTGGCCTGCAGGTGTTCGGCTTCAGCCCGGAGATCGTGCTGAGCGTCGACGCCGACGGCACCGTGGTGAGCCAGCCGCTGGCCGGTACCCGGGCGTTGTCCGGGGACACCGAGACCGACGAACGGCTGCGCCGCCAGCTGCGGACCGACGCCAAGGAGATCCACGAGCACGCCATCTCGGTCCGGGTCGCCGTCGAGGAGCTGCACGAACCGTGCCGGCCGGACACGGTCGCGGTGTCGGAGTTCATGGCGGTGAAGGAACGCGGCTCGGTGCAGCACCTGGGCTCGCAGGTCACCGGCCGCCTGGCCGAGGGCCGGGACGCGTGGTCGGCGCTGGCCGCCGTCTTCCCCGCGGTCACCGCCTCGGGGGTGCCCAAGCAGGCCGCTTACGAGGCGATCAGCCGGCTCGAGGGTCAGCGCCGGGGACCGTACGCGGGCGCCGTGGTGACCGTCGGCGCGGACGGCACCATGGACGCCGCCCTCGTGCTGCGCAGCGCGTACTCGCGGGACGGAGTGACGTGGCTGCGGGCCGGTGCGGGCGTCGTCGGGCAGTCGCGGCCGGAACGTGAGCTGGAGGAGACCCGGGAGAAACTCGGCTGCATCGCCGGTTATCTCGTGGTCAGCGAAGGGTGA